The genomic DNA CGGTTTTTTCGTTCCTTGTTGTGGCTTCGACTCCGCTCAGCCACCGGCTCCGCTCAGCCACCGTGACAGTCGTTCCCTGAGCGAAGTCGAAGGGAACATCTCTTTCGACTTCGCTCAGCCACCGGCTCCGCTCAGCCACCGGGAACAATGGCTATTATTCATACACACTGCCGCTTTTTTCAGTTCTTCGGTCATACCGTTTATCAGAGCTTCTTTTTTCTTTCTACTCCATCCTTGAATTTGCTTTTCTCTATGAAATGCTTCGTCAATTCGTGGATACTGTTCATAATATACAAGTTTTACCGGTAATCGTTTTCTTGTGTGGTTTGCTCCTTCACCTGCTTGATGCTGTGCGAGTCGGAGGTGTAGATCTTTGGTGCTACCTGTGTAGTAGCTACCGTCAGAACACTCTAAAATGTATGTGTAACCAGTCAATGCTCTGTTTCCTTTCAATCAATTGTGGCTTCGACTTCGCTCAGCCACCGTGACAGTCGTTCCCTGTTGTGGCTTCGGCTCCGCTCAGCCACCGTGGTTTTCGTTCCCTGTTGTGGCTTCGGCTCCGCTCAGCCACCGTGGTTTTCGTTCT from Chitinivibrio alkaliphilus ACht1 includes the following:
- a CDS encoding GIY-YIG nuclease family protein, encoding MTGYTYILECSDGSYYTGSTKDLHLRLAQHQAGEGANHTRKRLPVKLVYYEQYPRIDEAFHREKQIQGWSRKKKEALINGMTEELKKAAVCMNNSHCSRWLSGAGG